A genomic stretch from Chitinophaga lutea includes:
- a CDS encoding transglutaminase-like domain-containing protein encodes MLTILPLAPYINRFMPIVQLGQWHIDLFLSILIAFLFTRILLWIFKPLIIPAFVLMVGVLVFNSLTGRYSFTNVLNDYQGVVQGNWGTRDSKQVDILSLYPRKVESYVDKTVRGIREKATYNDSTVRNFAVAHSLEHFDEYWPKYGKIVRYLSLFKHIRQNFKYVNDSQRDEYFATPMETIKNGLGGDCDDHSILMASCLQAIGARTRIVLIRGHAYPELYCGNQEDFETLKQAIVLLFNNPPVKELYYHEMKGEYWINLDYSARHPGGRYLNDKVYALIEL; translated from the coding sequence TTGTTGACGATACTGCCCCTGGCGCCGTACATCAACCGGTTCATGCCAATTGTGCAGCTCGGGCAATGGCATATTGACCTGTTTCTGTCGATCCTGATCGCATTTTTGTTCACCCGCATCCTGCTCTGGATTTTTAAACCGCTCATCATCCCGGCTTTTGTGCTGATGGTGGGCGTACTGGTCTTTAATTCCCTCACCGGCCGTTATTCTTTTACAAACGTGCTCAACGATTACCAGGGCGTGGTACAGGGCAACTGGGGTACGCGTGACAGCAAGCAGGTCGACATTCTCAGTCTTTACCCCCGGAAGGTGGAAAGTTATGTCGACAAAACGGTACGGGGTATCCGGGAAAAAGCCACTTACAACGACTCTACCGTCCGCAATTTCGCCGTAGCCCATTCACTGGAGCACTTCGACGAATACTGGCCGAAATACGGCAAGATCGTGCGGTACCTCTCCCTGTTCAAACACATCCGGCAGAATTTCAAATATGTCAACGACAGCCAGCGCGACGAATATTTCGCCACGCCCATGGAGACCATTAAAAACGGGCTGGGCGGCGACTGCGACGATCATTCCATCCTTATGGCATCGTGCCTGCAGGCCATCGGCGCCAGAACCCGCATCGTGCTGATCAGGGGGCATGCGTACCCCGAGCTGTACTGCGGTAACCAGGAGGACTTTGAAACCCTCAAACAGGCGATTGTCCTTTTATTCAACAATCCACCCGTTAAGGAGTTATATTATCATGAAATGAAGGGCGAATACTGGATAAACCTCGATTATTCCGCCAGGCACCCCGGTGGCCGGTACCTGAACGATAAGGTATATGCCCTGATAGAACTGTAA
- a CDS encoding Dps family protein, with the protein MKVNIGVPDKHLQAVANRLQVLLADEHVLYTKTRNFHWNVVGDNFSEMHLFYEKQYGELAEIIDEVAERIRMIGHFSTGRLGDFLKLTNLVEQEYTDKQTQQVKYLLDDHETIIRSLREMITEFADKHKDLGSSDFVTGLLRQHEKMAWMLRSYVTK; encoded by the coding sequence ATGAAAGTTAACATTGGCGTACCCGACAAACATTTACAGGCCGTGGCTAACAGACTGCAGGTATTGCTGGCAGATGAACATGTGCTGTATACCAAAACACGCAATTTCCACTGGAATGTGGTTGGGGACAATTTTTCGGAGATGCATCTTTTTTACGAGAAGCAATACGGAGAACTGGCGGAAATCATCGACGAAGTAGCGGAGCGCATCCGCATGATCGGCCACTTCAGCACCGGCAGGCTGGGCGACTTCCTGAAACTGACCAACCTGGTGGAGCAGGAGTACACCGACAAGCAGACGCAGCAGGTTAAATACCTCCTCGACGATCACGAAACCATTATCCGTAGCCTGCGTGAAATGATTACGGAATTCGCGGACAAGCATAAAGACCTCGGCAGCAGTGATTTTGTGACCGGGCTGCTGCGCCAGCACGAAAAAATGGCGTGGATGCTGCGCTCCTACGTCACGAAATAA
- a CDS encoding OmpA family protein: MNLTYRHILFFIPAWLGLCSAGAQNLVANASFEDVNICTEYKAPCTPSAWESVAPEALKLDYMYHHYKEGAGNNLLRLIHVSQNPLRNYAQTRLLCPLEKGRRYRVTLLGWQDGDVPPELDLCFDTTWLFRESAVILADVVPTLRLGPGNLVKTAGKKKVFTLQQEFVAAGHYGYVAFGTMRNATAAPQVIYNYIDSIAIEPVNGDGRLCAAAARTKDSLYNQHNRHSIPRRAFVEQESQRRRLEARYLRCITLEVKDHRIFTAAGRAEHPATAVRLDSIIKAYNPGTGMKVRITGHAFREGTFNYNKVVAETNARKIMETLIYMKGFSFEDFTVDSKGNNQPRYDTTTAEGREQNNFVELEFCMPLPEEETVSAPPPSRPDTLVVPDVLFRFNSSELNTALLKELDALVQQIPKDGVQLQLVGHTDDRGEAEYNAELSKRRALAVADYLKLKGKGGSIRHVSGEGENRPVASNNTSAGRQRNRRVEIIIYKGAE, encoded by the coding sequence ATGAACCTAACATACAGGCATATATTATTTTTTATTCCTGCATGGCTGGGGCTTTGCAGCGCCGGCGCGCAAAACCTCGTGGCAAATGCCAGTTTCGAGGATGTGAACATCTGCACGGAATACAAAGCTCCCTGTACTCCTTCGGCCTGGGAAAGCGTGGCGCCGGAAGCGTTGAAGCTGGACTATATGTACCATCATTACAAAGAAGGGGCCGGCAACAACCTCCTCCGGCTGATACATGTTTCGCAGAACCCACTTCGGAATTACGCGCAAACCAGGTTATTGTGCCCCCTTGAAAAAGGCCGGCGGTACAGGGTGACGCTGCTGGGATGGCAGGACGGAGACGTGCCGCCTGAGCTGGACCTCTGCTTCGATACCACCTGGCTGTTCCGCGAATCGGCGGTAATACTGGCGGATGTGGTGCCCACCCTGCGGCTGGGACCGGGGAACCTGGTCAAAACGGCCGGTAAGAAGAAGGTGTTCACGCTGCAACAAGAATTTGTCGCAGCGGGTCATTACGGGTACGTCGCCTTCGGTACCATGCGGAATGCAACGGCTGCGCCGCAGGTCATATATAACTACATCGACAGCATCGCCATTGAGCCCGTAAATGGCGACGGCCGGCTTTGTGCGGCGGCGGCGCGTACGAAAGACAGCCTGTATAACCAGCACAACCGCCATAGCATTCCCCGGCGGGCGTTTGTGGAGCAGGAATCCCAGCGCCGCCGGCTCGAAGCGCGGTATCTCCGCTGCATTACCCTGGAAGTGAAAGATCACCGCATATTCACCGCAGCCGGCAGGGCGGAACACCCTGCCACCGCGGTCAGGCTCGATTCCATCATAAAGGCCTACAATCCCGGCACGGGCATGAAAGTGCGCATTACCGGGCACGCCTTCCGCGAGGGGACGTTTAATTACAACAAAGTAGTGGCCGAAACGAATGCCAGAAAAATCATGGAAACGCTGATTTACATGAAGGGTTTCAGTTTCGAGGACTTTACGGTGGACAGTAAAGGCAATAACCAGCCGCGCTACGATACCACTACCGCCGAAGGCCGGGAGCAAAACAATTTCGTGGAACTGGAATTCTGCATGCCGCTGCCGGAGGAAGAAACCGTTTCAGCTCCGCCGCCATCGCGGCCGGATACACTGGTAGTGCCGGACGTGCTGTTCCGCTTCAACAGCAGCGAGCTGAACACCGCGCTGCTGAAGGAACTGGATGCCCTGGTACAACAGATCCCGAAGGATGGCGTGCAGCTGCAGCTGGTGGGGCATACAGACGACCGTGGGGAAGCGGAATATAATGCAGAACTGTCGAAGCGGCGTGCGCTGGCAGTAGCCGACTACCTGAAACTGAAAGGAAAAGGCGGCAGTATCCGCCACGTTTCCGGGGAGGGCGAAAACAGGCCGGTGGCGTCCAATAACACCAGCGCAGGCCGCCAGCGTAACCGGCGGGTGGAAATCATTATCTATAAAGGCGCCGAATAA
- a CDS encoding SDR family oxidoreductase: MMEPLLAGKVALVTGAGSGIGEATAILYAAHGAKVIVSDVNEKGGQSTVEAIRKKGGDAQFVQCDVSKAAECEQLVSATLKAYGRLDAACNNAGIGGEQHPIADMSVEGFDKVIAINLSSVFYCMKYQIPAMLKNGGGAIVNMASILGQVGFAYSAGYVAAKHGVIGLTQNAGIEYSAQGIRVNAVGPGFIDTPLLKDANPQMKAGLVAKHPIGRLGKAEEVAELVIWLSSDKASFVTGAYYPVDGGYLAP; the protein is encoded by the coding sequence ATGATGGAACCATTACTGGCAGGGAAGGTAGCGCTGGTCACCGGCGCAGGCTCGGGCATCGGCGAGGCTACTGCAATACTGTACGCAGCGCATGGCGCCAAAGTGATCGTCTCCGACGTGAACGAAAAAGGCGGCCAGTCGACCGTGGAAGCCATCCGCAAAAAGGGCGGCGACGCGCAGTTCGTCCAATGCGATGTGAGTAAAGCTGCGGAATGCGAACAGCTGGTGAGCGCCACCCTGAAAGCCTACGGGCGGCTGGATGCGGCATGCAACAATGCCGGCATCGGCGGCGAGCAGCATCCCATCGCCGATATGAGCGTGGAAGGTTTTGACAAAGTGATCGCCATTAACCTCAGCAGCGTTTTTTACTGCATGAAATACCAGATACCGGCTATGCTCAAAAATGGTGGCGGCGCCATTGTGAACATGGCCTCCATTCTCGGCCAGGTGGGGTTTGCCTACTCCGCAGGCTACGTGGCCGCTAAACACGGTGTGATCGGGCTTACGCAAAATGCCGGCATCGAGTACTCCGCACAGGGCATCCGCGTCAATGCAGTGGGGCCGGGCTTTATCGACACGCCTCTCCTCAAGGACGCCAACCCGCAAATGAAAGCCGGCCTGGTGGCCAAACATCCCATCGGCCGCCTCGGGAAGGCCGAAGAAGTGGCGGAACTGGTGATCTGGCTCAGTTCTGACAAAGCCTCTTTTGTAACCGGAGCCTATTACCCGGTAGACGGTGGTTATCTGGCGCCCTGA
- a CDS encoding outer membrane beta-barrel protein, translated as MSIKLNGSITAAMCVCLLGCILSANKATAQQTPSNKDTETGTVSGKVLQASNKEPIPFATIALLNEDDSTIITGVAADERGAFVLKPVLYGSYLLRVGTMGYAPAFLKVKPNAERPLWDLGTILMESGARTLKEVNIVSQKKMFTMNKDSIIFTPDENFLPGGTGMELLEYVPGVTIDANNNITMEGKDQVKFYVDDKPIATTGMDANSYLNNLPSFMIERIEVLKAPPDAVEREQALVEGRTNIRYINIITRKIQFRGYSAAFTAGVDSRRNLNAKMRYNLNLAPFQVTYFNNGQYNSDSSYLSRKNFPKQVGKDTTYLEQKNFRTSYNFNHNLNGRYELKITDKEKLRGSVTLGWTGDGSNGYNNSVNSDKNRKPTMLKDQESKNRRNGYRAVTDWFYYKEYEKPEHKLEAGFNFTKSNGAGYGNNDYFYLMTEDTSLQRTKRRNGNYSMRATFHFRKPLDNGKYYDVSSSADLASGSSVNLARRKNVNDVDLLFAPRLSTDYSNFDQTYALNAAVGKRSRKLGYNFTGRLSYAGNKSEEIYAGNQFNNETYEVRSSMGINYSPAKNHMANLRFNPGIQFFNQLALLDSLRNRVPFKYTNFSPGINFQYDYKQQQLTLNFNRNMDRPTPDQLNPYVNTADSFNIRMGNPNLRPSFTKDYRMEYMIQYKSHQIKAGLEAQDADDIISRYTKVDYINDTTVITTSTFTNLASRRDRNAYLTLNSHFFKALQNNKGAFNMNVSGGVRYYNTTTDGGEEGKDAVSEKFAHVEGWTSHLTVWAAYRIRVFSVSVNARYNGPRYYAQGKQEARFNSGLRSQVNLFQRKLNVAFTVENLFGSSVRNSYELTNTYEQFSNARRNVRYLSLNITYNIRKFTKLGQKGPKDFEKEEPM; from the coding sequence ATGAGTATTAAGCTAAACGGCAGCATTACCGCAGCAATGTGTGTATGCCTGCTGGGATGTATTTTGTCTGCAAACAAAGCCACGGCACAGCAAACCCCTTCCAACAAGGATACGGAAACAGGAACGGTCAGCGGGAAAGTACTGCAGGCCTCGAATAAAGAACCTATCCCTTTTGCTACCATCGCTTTGCTGAACGAAGACGATTCCACCATCATTACCGGCGTAGCTGCGGATGAACGGGGAGCCTTTGTGCTCAAACCCGTACTGTACGGCAGTTACTTGCTGCGGGTGGGCACCATGGGCTATGCCCCGGCTTTTCTCAAAGTAAAACCCAACGCGGAAAGGCCACTCTGGGACCTCGGCACCATCCTCATGGAATCCGGCGCCCGCACCCTCAAGGAAGTGAACATCGTGAGCCAGAAGAAGATGTTCACCATGAATAAAGACAGCATCATCTTCACCCCCGACGAAAACTTCCTGCCGGGCGGAACGGGCATGGAACTGCTCGAATATGTGCCGGGCGTGACCATCGACGCGAACAACAATATCACCATGGAGGGAAAAGACCAGGTGAAGTTTTATGTGGACGATAAACCCATTGCCACCACCGGCATGGACGCCAACAGCTACCTGAACAACCTGCCCTCGTTCATGATCGAAAGGATTGAAGTGCTGAAAGCCCCGCCAGACGCGGTGGAAAGGGAACAGGCGCTGGTGGAGGGCCGCACTAATATCCGTTATATCAACATCATCACCCGGAAAATCCAGTTCCGCGGCTATTCCGCAGCCTTTACGGCCGGGGTGGACAGCCGCCGCAACCTCAACGCCAAAATGCGGTACAACCTCAACCTCGCGCCTTTCCAGGTGACGTATTTCAACAACGGCCAGTACAACTCCGACAGTAGCTATCTCAGCAGGAAGAACTTCCCCAAACAAGTGGGGAAAGATACCACCTACCTCGAACAGAAGAACTTCCGCACCTCCTATAACTTCAACCACAACCTCAACGGACGGTACGAACTGAAAATAACCGACAAGGAGAAACTGCGCGGCTCGGTAACCCTCGGCTGGACGGGCGACGGCTCCAATGGCTATAACAACAGCGTGAACAGCGACAAGAACCGCAAACCCACCATGCTGAAAGACCAGGAGAGCAAAAACCGCCGCAACGGCTACCGCGCCGTTACCGACTGGTTCTATTACAAAGAGTACGAGAAACCGGAACATAAGCTGGAAGCGGGTTTCAACTTCACCAAAAGCAACGGTGCGGGTTACGGGAACAACGATTATTTTTACCTGATGACGGAAGACACCTCGCTCCAGCGGACCAAACGCAGGAACGGGAACTACAGCATGCGCGCCACTTTCCATTTCCGCAAGCCGCTCGACAACGGCAAGTACTACGACGTGAGCAGCAGCGCTGACCTCGCCAGCGGCTCCAGCGTCAACCTGGCGCGGCGTAAAAACGTGAATGATGTGGACCTGCTGTTTGCCCCCCGCCTGTCTACCGACTATTCGAATTTCGACCAGACCTACGCCCTCAACGCCGCAGTGGGCAAGCGCAGCCGCAAGCTGGGTTACAACTTCACCGGCCGCCTGAGTTACGCAGGCAATAAATCGGAGGAAATTTACGCGGGCAACCAGTTCAATAACGAAACGTACGAAGTGCGCAGTTCCATGGGCATCAATTACAGTCCGGCCAAAAACCACATGGCAAACCTGCGCTTCAACCCGGGCATCCAGTTCTTCAACCAGCTGGCCCTGCTCGATTCGCTGAGAAACCGGGTGCCATTCAAATACACCAATTTTTCACCCGGTATCAACTTCCAGTACGACTATAAACAGCAGCAGCTGACGCTCAACTTCAACCGGAACATGGACCGGCCTACGCCTGACCAGCTGAACCCCTATGTGAATACGGCAGACAGTTTCAACATCCGGATGGGTAATCCTAACCTCCGCCCCTCTTTCACGAAAGACTACCGGATGGAGTACATGATCCAGTACAAGAGTCACCAGATCAAAGCGGGCCTGGAAGCGCAGGATGCGGACGACATTATTTCACGGTACACCAAGGTGGACTATATCAACGATACCACGGTGATCACCACCAGCACGTTCACCAACCTGGCATCGCGCCGCGACCGGAATGCGTACCTCACTCTCAACTCCCATTTCTTCAAGGCGCTGCAGAACAACAAAGGCGCGTTCAACATGAACGTGAGCGGCGGCGTACGGTATTACAACACCACCACCGATGGCGGTGAAGAAGGGAAAGACGCGGTGAGCGAAAAGTTTGCACACGTGGAAGGCTGGACGTCGCATCTCACCGTGTGGGCCGCCTACCGCATCCGCGTGTTCTCCGTGTCTGTCAACGCGCGCTATAACGGTCCCCGGTACTATGCGCAGGGCAAGCAGGAAGCACGCTTCAACAGCGGATTGCGCAGCCAGGTGAACCTTTTCCAGCGGAAACTGAATGTGGCCTTTACGGTGGAAAACCTCTTCGGTTCCTCAGTGCGCAATTCGTACGAGCTCACCAATACCTATGAGCAGTTTTCGAATGCCCGCAGGAACGTGCGCTATCTCAGCCTGAACATCACTTATAACATCCGGAAATTCACCAAACTGGGCCAGAAAGGGCCGAAGGATTTCGAGAAGGAAGAACCGATGTAA
- a CDS encoding DUF58 domain-containing protein: MTAVKKLYKSLFFNIRLYLAMGAAILFFIAGFFAPVFFNIALLVLLALGVMILLDVLLLYFTKNALHARRRMAERFSNGDPNPVSIQVRSRYRFRIKIELLDEIPFQFQRRDFSLTGELKSMGEQVFDYFLRPVERGEYGFGDVHVFVQSPFGLIRRCFTFPQEQQVKVYPSFIQLRNYELFSIRHKLNEIGVHRKRVLGHSMEFDHIKEYTRGDDVRTLNWKATARRGTLMVNSFMEERSQQVYCVIDKGRAMKMPFDGLTLLDYAINATLVFSNVALGKGDKAGLATFTGHQTEFLPASNKKAQLNKILEQLYAQTTQWMESDYERLGVSLRASLSQRSLLILFTNFESASALQRQLPYLRQLAKYHLLLVVFFENTEIKKLNEKHAGSVEEIYIQVIAQKFAHEKKQIVKELAQYGILSLLTTPEHLTVDVVNKYLELKARMLA; encoded by the coding sequence ATGACAGCAGTAAAGAAACTATACAAGTCCCTGTTTTTCAATATCCGGCTTTACCTGGCCATGGGTGCGGCGATTCTTTTTTTCATCGCCGGGTTTTTTGCGCCCGTATTCTTTAACATCGCCCTGCTGGTGTTGCTGGCGCTGGGCGTGATGATATTGCTTGATGTGCTGCTGCTGTATTTTACCAAAAATGCGCTGCATGCCCGCCGCCGTATGGCAGAACGTTTTTCCAACGGCGACCCCAACCCGGTAAGCATCCAAGTGCGTAGCCGCTACCGTTTCCGCATAAAAATCGAACTGCTTGACGAAATCCCTTTCCAGTTCCAGCGTCGCGATTTTTCGCTGACAGGGGAACTGAAAAGTATGGGCGAACAGGTGTTTGATTATTTTCTGCGGCCGGTTGAACGGGGCGAATACGGCTTCGGCGACGTGCACGTATTCGTGCAGAGCCCCTTCGGGCTGATCAGACGCTGTTTCACCTTCCCGCAGGAACAACAGGTCAAGGTCTATCCGTCCTTCATCCAGCTGCGCAACTACGAACTGTTTTCCATCCGCCACAAGCTCAACGAAATCGGTGTGCACCGCAAACGTGTGCTGGGCCACAGCATGGAATTCGATCATATCAAGGAATACACCCGCGGCGACGATGTGCGCACCCTCAACTGGAAAGCCACGGCCCGCCGCGGTACCCTGATGGTGAACAGTTTTATGGAAGAAAGAAGCCAGCAGGTGTATTGTGTGATCGATAAAGGCCGCGCCATGAAAATGCCGTTCGACGGCCTCACCCTGCTCGACTACGCCATCAATGCCACGCTCGTGTTCAGTAATGTGGCGTTAGGGAAGGGGGATAAAGCCGGACTGGCCACCTTCACCGGGCATCAGACGGAGTTTTTGCCCGCCAGCAACAAAAAGGCGCAGCTGAATAAAATACTCGAACAGCTCTACGCGCAAACCACGCAATGGATGGAAAGCGATTACGAGCGGCTGGGCGTGAGCCTGCGGGCCTCCCTGTCCCAACGTTCCCTCCTGATCCTCTTCACGAACTTTGAATCGGCCTCGGCGCTGCAGCGGCAGCTGCCCTATTTACGCCAGCTGGCCAAATACCACCTGCTGCTTGTAGTGTTTTTTGAAAATACCGAAATCAAAAAGCTTAATGAAAAACATGCGGGGAGTGTGGAAGAGATTTACATTCAGGTGATCGCGCAGAAATTCGCGCATGAAAAGAAGCAGATCGTGAAAGAACTGGCGCAATACGGCATCCTGTCACTGCTCACCACGCCCGAACATCTCACCGTGGATGTGGTGAACAAGTACCTGGAGCTGAAAGCGCGGATGCTGGCGTAA
- a CDS encoding AAA family ATPase, with product MEVNTFEPRTDLSALHEAVAAIKAEIAKVIVGQHQMVDLLMAGLLANGHILIEGVPGVAKTLAAKLLAGTLDARFSRIQFTPDLMPADVLGTSIFNPQSKEFEYKKGPIFGNIVLIDEINRAPAKTQAALFEVMEERQITNDGITYRLESPFMVIATQNPIEQEGTYRLPEAQLDRFLFKVEVKYPALQEEIAILQSANRHSNEHDLAKVVNKVVNSAAIQRLQAQVRQVLIEEKLLQYIATLVNETRHNASIYLGGSPRASIAVMNCAKAIAVMQNRDFVTPDDIVFILPHVLRHRIMLTPEREMEGITPDDVVAEILKAVEVPR from the coding sequence ATGGAAGTAAATACCTTTGAGCCGCGCACCGATCTTTCTGCCCTCCACGAGGCAGTGGCTGCCATCAAAGCCGAAATAGCAAAAGTGATCGTAGGGCAGCACCAGATGGTGGACCTGCTGATGGCGGGCCTGCTGGCCAACGGGCATATCCTCATCGAAGGGGTGCCCGGCGTAGCCAAAACACTGGCGGCGAAACTGCTGGCGGGTACGCTCGACGCACGGTTCTCGCGGATACAGTTCACGCCAGACCTCATGCCGGCCGATGTGCTGGGCACTTCCATCTTCAACCCGCAAAGCAAGGAATTCGAATACAAAAAGGGCCCCATCTTCGGGAACATCGTCCTGATCGACGAAATCAACCGGGCCCCGGCCAAAACGCAGGCCGCCCTGTTTGAGGTGATGGAAGAGCGGCAGATCACCAACGACGGCATCACCTACCGGCTGGAATCGCCCTTCATGGTGATCGCCACCCAGAACCCGATAGAGCAGGAAGGCACTTACCGCCTGCCGGAAGCACAGCTCGACCGTTTTCTCTTTAAAGTGGAAGTGAAGTACCCGGCACTCCAGGAAGAGATCGCCATCCTGCAGTCGGCCAACCGCCACAGCAACGAGCACGACCTCGCGAAGGTGGTGAACAAAGTGGTGAACAGCGCCGCCATACAGCGTTTACAGGCGCAGGTGCGGCAGGTGCTGATCGAAGAAAAATTGCTGCAGTACATCGCCACGCTGGTGAACGAAACCCGCCACAATGCGAGCATTTACCTGGGTGGGTCGCCCAGGGCGTCCATCGCCGTGATGAATTGCGCCAAAGCGATCGCCGTAATGCAGAACCGTGATTTCGTAACGCCCGACGATATCGTGTTCATCCTTCCCCACGTATTGCGCCATCGTATCATGCTCACCCCCGAGCGCGAGATGGAAGGCATTACGCCGGACGATGTGGTGGCCGAAATCCTCAAAGCAGTAGAAGTTCCGCGTTAA
- a CDS encoding DUF4350 domain-containing protein yields the protein MRGVIIIIIAIVAAGLLFVLILITSVGSGAAEEQRFSRQHISYSSRDKAPYGSFVAHRLLQDQFEVKPQTVTKSFAATYRKNADMRKANNAYIIVAGRLYITPDDANAMYHYTSAGNRLYLVLEETDSLLESTFNFATKYLTDSLAQPEQFADTSTQSFSNRHLAPDTFFQARGIPMNNALTVADTAVTTILGTNDRHEPNFFRINVGNGQLYVLLNPMTWTNNFLLENNNIKSFETQMAYLPQFPQNLYWDEYYKQLRSRQEGDFSDWQVLMKHPSLRWALWLAVLLLLLYVLFEGKRRQRLIPPKPVLHNSSLDFAETLGRLYFLHHNNKNLAQKMTQHLLEYIRNNYYMNTSQLNDEFVTLLSRKSGQPREVVGNMISQVHAIRLAPAVSDADLQYFYNSIYQFYIKTN from the coding sequence GTGAGAGGAGTCATCATTATCATCATAGCGATAGTTGCAGCCGGCCTGTTGTTTGTTCTGATACTCATAACCAGCGTAGGCAGCGGCGCTGCGGAGGAACAGCGTTTCTCCCGGCAGCATATCAGCTACAGCAGCCGGGACAAAGCGCCGTACGGCAGTTTTGTGGCGCACCGCCTGTTGCAGGATCAGTTCGAGGTCAAACCGCAAACCGTCACCAAATCCTTCGCGGCCACCTACCGCAAAAATGCGGACATGCGGAAGGCCAACAACGCATACATCATCGTGGCGGGCAGACTCTACATCACGCCGGACGATGCCAACGCCATGTACCATTACACCAGCGCCGGCAACCGGCTCTACCTGGTGCTGGAAGAAACGGACTCCCTGCTTGAAAGCACCTTCAATTTTGCAACGAAATACCTGACCGATTCGCTGGCGCAGCCGGAGCAGTTCGCAGATACCAGCACCCAATCGTTCTCCAACAGGCACCTGGCGCCGGATACTTTTTTCCAGGCAAGGGGCATCCCCATGAACAACGCGCTGACGGTCGCCGACACGGCCGTTACCACCATCCTGGGCACCAACGATCGCCACGAACCGAACTTTTTCAGGATCAACGTCGGCAACGGGCAGCTGTATGTGCTGCTCAACCCGATGACGTGGACCAACAACTTCCTGCTGGAAAACAACAACATCAAATCTTTCGAAACCCAGATGGCCTATCTGCCGCAATTCCCGCAGAACCTTTACTGGGATGAGTATTACAAACAGCTGCGCAGCCGCCAGGAAGGGGATTTTTCGGACTGGCAGGTACTCATGAAACATCCCTCGCTCCGTTGGGCGTTGTGGCTGGCGGTGTTGCTGCTGCTCCTCTATGTTTTATTCGAAGGCAAACGCCGCCAGCGGCTGATTCCTCCCAAGCCCGTGCTGCACAACAGCTCGCTCGATTTCGCGGAGACGCTGGGCCGGCTGTATTTCCTGCATCACAACAACAAAAATCTGGCGCAGAAAATGACCCAGCACCTGCTGGAATACATCCGCAACAATTATTACATGAACACGAGCCAGCTGAACGACGAATTTGTGACGCTGCTGTCGCGGAAGTCGGGCCAGCCCCGCGAAGTGGTGGGCAACATGATCAGCCAGGTCCATGCCATCCGGCTGGCGCCTGCGGTAAGTGACGCAGACTTGCAGTATTTTTATAACAGTATCTATCAATTCTACATAAAAACGAACTAA
- a CDS encoding DUF4129 domain-containing protein, whose translation MKKRCFVMMAACLLCGTGAMAQDSIGADNFRYMDTAGSAAAAVAPEEETEDEADLETRIRNGKVLHTEWDNQVPGEWNDGAQTRLGIRQASPETVAALRKMKALQYRKSSTPPTDNWATRTMAWMLAHTKLLQTILLWLLGILLLAIIILFIRKNDIPVFRWGRQKDAEGETPDVFTGPQNYDALAQAAIAAGNLREAVRMRYLQSLELLLRRELIAPGKDKTNMDYLRELATTSWHKPFAALTLHYEYVWYGKLPLSAPQFAQLDEQFAAFKNSLSRNQ comes from the coding sequence ATGAAGAAGAGATGTTTCGTGATGATGGCGGCATGCCTGCTGTGCGGTACCGGCGCGATGGCGCAGGACTCCATCGGCGCAGATAATTTCCGGTATATGGATACCGCCGGCAGCGCCGCTGCGGCCGTGGCGCCGGAAGAAGAAACGGAAGACGAGGCCGACCTGGAAACCAGGATCAGGAACGGCAAAGTACTGCATACCGAATGGGATAACCAGGTGCCGGGCGAATGGAACGACGGTGCGCAAACGAGGCTGGGCATCCGGCAGGCGTCCCCGGAAACGGTGGCTGCGCTGCGCAAAATGAAAGCATTGCAGTACCGGAAATCGTCCACCCCGCCCACCGACAACTGGGCCACGCGCACGATGGCATGGATGCTGGCGCATACCAAATTGCTCCAGACCATATTACTGTGGCTGCTCGGCATTTTATTACTGGCCATCATTATCCTGTTCATCCGCAAAAACGATATCCCTGTATTCCGCTGGGGCCGCCAAAAGGATGCGGAAGGTGAAACACCGGATGTGTTCACCGGCCCGCAGAATTACGACGCACTGGCACAGGCCGCCATCGCCGCCGGCAACCTGCGCGAAGCCGTGCGTATGCGTTACCTGCAAAGCCTGGAACTGCTGCTGCGCCGCGAGCTGATTGCGCCGGGAAAAGACAAAACCAATATGGACTATCTCCGCGAACTGGCTACCACCAGCTGGCACAAACCTTTCGCCGCCCTCACGCTTCATTATGAATATGTGTGGTATGGAAAGCTGCCGCTCAGCGCGCCGCAGTTCGCGCAGCTGGACGAACAATTTGCCGCGTTTAAAAATTCTTTAAGCAGAAACCAGTGA